CACCGGATCGCTGGCGATGTCCGTCGCGGAGGTGACGCCGTTGATCTTGGCCCTGAAGTAGGCCGTGCGCTGCGCGATGTCGGCGTCGGAACCCGCGAAGGTCCCCGTGGGCCGGAAATAGGGATCTACGATCGCCTTCCGGCCCTCGCGGCGGCCCGCCAGGTAGCGGTCGACGAACGCGTTCGCCTGTTCCGGATCCTGGAGCGTCGCGGCGTCGAACTTGCCCTCGATCGCGGCGGCTTTCGCGGCCTCGTCGTCGCTCCACGGCGCGTCGGGCAGGCCGGCCGCGGTCCGCGCCATCCCGTAGAGCTTGTAATCCGACGTGACGTCCGTCGTGGATCTGATATAAGGACGCATATTGTAAAAATATTCGACCTGCCGATCTGTCTCGGAATCGTAGTCGAATCGTTTCTGTGCTGTGGAAATCTTGTTGATATTGCTGCTATCGATCATGTCTTGGATGTCGGGATCGTCCGATTTCTCGATCCGGGCCGGATCCGAACCGAGGCTCCGGAAGTTGAACGCCGCCGCGAAGTCCCTGTACCGGGCGTCCTGCAGCCGGTCGGCCAGGGTGTGGCCGCTCTGGTCGGGTTCCCCGACGAGCACCTTCCGCATGAAGCTCTTGGCCGAGATCATGTCGTCGAGGCCGTAGGCCTTCATGGCGAAGCTGTAGAGTCGGTAGTTCCCGAGGAATTCGTCGAGCGTCTTGATCTGGCCGATATGGTCCTGGAAATACTTTATCTCCGCTCTCGTGGCGGATTCGGAAGCTTTCCTGTCCAGGGATCGCTGCAGATCCGAGCTAATGATCCTGTAATCCGTGAATGTCGAGAGCATGGATCGGATCCTTCATCTGCGGATTTTCGCGATGACATGTTGGACGCTCACGGCAATCTTGATCAGATCGCCGGCAAGATCAAGGGATGACGCGTGAAGAACTCGGTGCGCCGCCCCAGCCCTGCGCAAGCATGGCGCTCTACGGCTCGGACGGTTGATCTTTGGGTTCAAGGGCGGCGCGCGTGGGTGTCATCATCGGCTTGCTGATTGCCGTCGCCTGTGTCGGGGGCGGCTTCTCGGCCATGGGCGGCCATCTGACCGTGATCTGGCAGCCCTTCGAGTTCCTCATCGTCGGCGGGGCCGCGGTCGGGGCCTACATGGTCGCCAACCCGACCAAGGTGGTCCTCGATACCGGCGCCGCGATCCTGGACGCGGCCCTCGCGCGGGTGCCGAAGCAGCGGGATTACCTCGCGCTCCTCGGGCTGCTGTTCGCCCTGACCCGGGAGTTGCGCTCCAAGCCGCGCAACGAGGTCGAGGGCCACCTGGAGAACCCGCGGGACTCGGAGATCTTCAGGGCCTACCCGCCGGTGGCGCGCGACCCGGAGCTGACGCTGTTCATCTGCGACTACGTTCGCCTCATCCTCATCGGCAATGCGCGGCCCTACGAGATCGAGGCGCTGATGGAGGAGGAGATCGCCACGCACCGCGGCGACAGGCTGAAGGTCTACAGCGCGCTGATGAGCATGGCCGACGGGTTGCCGGCCCTGGGCATCGTGGCGGCGATCCTCGGCATCGTGAAGGCGATGGGCGCCCTCGACCAGTCGCCCGCCCTGCTGGGCAGCCTGATCGGCTCCGCCCTGATGGGCACCTTCACGGGCATCTTCGTCTCCTACACGGTGGTCGCGCCGCTGGCCAACAAGGTGAAGGCCACCCGGGACGCGCAGGCGCGGGTCTACGTCATCGTGAAGCAGACGCTGCTGGCCTACATGAACGGCGCCCTGCCGCAGATCGCCGTCGAGCACGGCCGCAAGGCGATCTCGGCCGCCTACCGGCCGACGATCGACGAGGTCGAGGACGCCACGATCACGGGTGCGCCCCGCGGCGAGGCCGCCCTGCGCGAGGCCGCCTGACCATGACCGTGACCATGGACCGGCCACAGGCCGCCAACGACATCCGGGATCGGCTGCTGGACGCGGCGGGCCTCTCGCTCGAACGCCTGCCGATGCTCCACGTGATCCTCGACCGGGTCGCGACCTTCTGCGCGGATCAGCTCCGGCATTTCGCCGCCTCCCCGGTCTACTTCTCGCTGAGCAACGTCGAGAGCCAGCGCTTCGGCGACATCCTCGAACCCTACGAGTCGAACGCGATCGCCGGGATCTTCCAGGCGCCCGAATGGGACAGCCACATCCTGGTCGGCTTCGACCGCGACTTCATCTTCACCATGGTGGAGGTCCTGCTCGGCGCCGACGGGTCCGAGCCGCCCCTCGACGAGGAGCGCTCCTTCTCGAACATCGAGATGCGCATCGCCCAGCGCCTGTTCGAGCAGGTCGGCCGGGCGATGCAATCCGCCTTCGCCCTGGTGGCCGACACCCCGTTCAGGCTCGAGCGCACGGAGCTGCGGATGGATTTCGCGGTGATCGGCCGCCAGAACAATCAGGCGGTGGCGGCGAAGTTTCTGCTTCAGGCGCTCAACCGCGGCGGCGAGATGTTCGTCATCATCCCGCAATCCGTCCTCAACCCGATGCGCCAGAGCCTGGGCCGGATCCTGGTCGGCGAGAGTTCGGCCCGGGATTCCCGGTGGACCAAGCAGATCGCCGGCGAGGTGCGCAAGACCCCGGTGACCCTGAAGGCGATCCTC
The sequence above is drawn from the Methylobacterium mesophilicum SR1.6/6 genome and encodes:
- the motA gene encoding flagellar motor stator protein MotA — protein: MGVIIGLLIAVACVGGGFSAMGGHLTVIWQPFEFLIVGGAAVGAYMVANPTKVVLDTGAAILDAALARVPKQRDYLALLGLLFALTRELRSKPRNEVEGHLENPRDSEIFRAYPPVARDPELTLFICDYVRLILIGNARPYEIEALMEEEIATHRGDRLKVYSALMSMADGLPALGIVAAILGIVKAMGALDQSPALLGSLIGSALMGTFTGIFVSYTVVAPLANKVKATRDAQARVYVIVKQTLLAYMNGALPQIAVEHGRKAISAAYRPTIDEVEDATITGAPRGEAALREAA
- a CDS encoding flagellar motor switch protein FliM; translation: MTVTMDRPQAANDIRDRLLDAAGLSLERLPMLHVILDRVATFCADQLRHFAASPVYFSLSNVESQRFGDILEPYESNAIAGIFQAPEWDSHILVGFDRDFIFTMVEVLLGADGSEPPLDEERSFSNIEMRIAQRLFEQVGRAMQSAFALVADTPFRLERTELRMDFAVIGRQNNQAVAAKFLLQALNRGGEMFVIIPQSVLNPMRQSLGRILVGESSARDSRWTKQIAGEVRKTPVTLKAILEEKYLTLGEIAGLEVGQVLELRATPRTQAKLVGNDRELFWCDVGQDEGGILLRVDRFVDQDQEFIDDVLSR
- a CDS encoding DUF1217 domain-containing protein; this translates as MLSTFTDYRIISSDLQRSLDRKASESATRAEIKYFQDHIGQIKTLDEFLGNYRLYSFAMKAYGLDDMISAKSFMRKVLVGEPDQSGHTLADRLQDARYRDFAAAFNFRSLGSDPARIEKSDDPDIQDMIDSSNINKISTAQKRFDYDSETDRQVEYFYNMRPYIRSTTDVTSDYKLYGMARTAAGLPDAPWSDDEAAKAAAIEGKFDAATLQDPEQANAFVDRYLAGRREGRKAIVDPYFRPTGTFAGSDADIAQRTAYFRAKINGVTSATDIASDPVLADIVRTDLGLPPGTAGQSINDQAEAFAKTLSVASLRDPRTLSQFIDRYKTLATDPRSATVKAYIQQTLETDAGDDNQGVRLALYFRRKAPTVKSVYDLLADPALAEVVRTAIGLPPESAKGSLDSQAKAIERKIDIASLKDPAKLDPLIKRFTIRWDAKSDPAPTPALSLLTGSGSGLDSDVLLSLQTIRQRAF